One window of Entelurus aequoreus isolate RoL-2023_Sb linkage group LG06, RoL_Eaeq_v1.1, whole genome shotgun sequence genomic DNA carries:
- the LOC133652210 gene encoding beta-microseminoprotein-like, with product MRPTATMTTYLSVALLLCALLPAVIGHCTGGSQTANSTHCLDETDNEWHPIGTAWRNSACMDCTCSSCCSAFSIPQNFPDDCVSVFDLVACKYKVHKKDDPSEECPIFSAVGK from the exons ATGAGACCTACAgcaactatg ACTACATATCTGTCTGTGGCCTTGCTGCTTTGTGCTCTGTTGCCAGCAGTGATTGGACACTGCACCGGAGGGTCACAAACAG CAAATAGCACACATTGCCTGGATGAGACGGACAATGAGTGGCACCCCATTGGCACAGCGTGGAGGAACAGTGCCTGCATGGATTGCACTTGCAGCAGTTGTTGTTCTGC GTTTAGCATTCCCCAAAACTTCCCCGATGATTGTGTCTCAGTTTTCGACCTAGTGGCCTGTAAATACAAAGTTCACAAGAAGGATGACCCATCAGAAGAATGTCCCATTTTTTCTGCGGTTGGAAAGTGA